A stretch of DNA from Orcinus orca chromosome 3, mOrcOrc1.1, whole genome shotgun sequence:
AAGAGGCCATCAGGTGCAAGCTGAAAATCCTGCAGAACGACGGCGTGGTGACCAGCCTCTGTGCCCGGCCCCGGAAAACCGGCCATGCCCTCTTCCTCTTGGGAGGACAGACTTTCATGTGTGACAAGCTGTATCTGGTCGACCAGAAGGCCAAAGAGATCATTCCCAAGGCCGACATCCCCAGCCCGAGAAAAGAGTTCAGTGCCTGTGCAATCGGCTGCAAAGTATACATTACTGGGGGGCGAGGGTCTGAGAATGGAGTCTCGAAAGATGTCTGGGTTTATGATACCCTGCATGAGGAGTGGTCCAAGGCGGCCCCCATGCTGGTTGCCAGGTTTGGCCATGGCTCTGCTGAACTGAAGCACTGCCTGTACGTGGTCGGGGGGCACACTGCCGCCACTGGCTGCCTCCCGGCCTCCCCCTCAGTCTCTCTAAAGCAAGTAGAACATTATGACCCCACAACCAACAAATGGACCATGGTGGCCCCTCTCCGAGAAGGGGTCAGCAATGCCGCAGTGGTGAGTGCCAAGCTCAAGCTGTTTGCTTTCGGAGGTACCAGCGTCAGTCATGACAAGCTCCCCAAGGTTCAGTGTTATGATCAGTGCGAAAACAGGTGGACGGTCCCGGCCACCTGTCCCCAACCCTGGCGTTACACGGCGGCAGCTGTGCTGGGTAACCAGATTTTTATTATGGGGGGAGATACCGAGTTCTCCGCCTGCTCTGCTTATAAATTCAATAGCGAGACTTACCAGTGGACCAAGGTGGGAGACGTGACAGCAAAGCGGATGAGCTGCCACGCTGTGGCCTCCGGAAACAAACTCTACGTGGTTGGAGGGTACTTTGGCATTCAACGATGCAAAACTCTGGACTGCTACGATCCAACGTTGGACGCGTGGAACAGCATAACCACGGTCCCGTATTCGCTGATCCCTACTGCGTTCGTCAGCACCTGGAAACATCTGCCCTCTTAAACACAATGCATCCTAAAGAGAGTGAGCGTAAGGTAAGAGCCAGTTTAGCTGTAAGTATCCGTATAGTTGAGCTAGCTGTGTGAGCCCGTACATGAGTGAAACAGGCTCCATATATAGCGCATCTTATAGAGGTTCTACATGAACTACAAATAAGAGCACTTGTACCCCGGAACTTAAACACTTGTGTTGACCACAGCTGCAACCCAACATAAGGCAGTGCTTCTCAGCCTTTATTGGGCCTCAGAGTCTCCCAAAGAGCTCTTTGAAACCTGCCCACTCCAGAGGCTGGGTTTCATTAGGTctgggtgggacccaggcattAGCATTTTTAGAAAGTTCTTCAGGGATTCTAATTACGGCCAGGTTGGGAACCTTGTCTCCCGAGCCCTCCCTGTGTGCCGGCAGCTGGGCTGTGTGTTTCCCATGGATCATTTCATTGGGTCCCTACAACAACCCTGTGGGATATTATTATGAGAGCACTTCGTAGATGAAAACACCTGATGTGCACAGGGGTTAAGtaagttgctcaaggtcataGGGCTTAGCAGGCAGAAGGGTTGGTCAAGACatcaacccaggcagtctggctctagaaCGTAAGCACTTGAGGTCGCGCCGAATGGCTACTTAATAAACTTCACATTGTTATCACCCCAGGAAAtaattgtagatttttaaatttaacttcctCAAACCCTTTTTCGAATGAAGTGgggtttaaaaaattgaatgctGAAAATTATTCCCATTGTATTCTGTCCAGAATTATTCATTAGcttattttaaaggtttttccttcttcccccccccaccccagaataGCCCCCTTTAGGGCATTTATTAACTTTTGAGAAGTCTAGGTCTGTCCTTATAAAAGGTTGCACCTGCATTGTATAAGCTTGTCTGATGTATGGACACACGGAGCCATCTAAACTGCCCTTCCTGCAGCTTTTCAGAGTTAATCAGTCAAGCTGACCCCATTGTCAGGGCGAACAAAAGTTGTGTTTCTGTGTCATATATCTGGGTACATAATGGTTGTCTTGTGTACTTAAGAGTATATAATACTCTTGGCTCAAATAATTAATAGGCCTACCCAGTTCAGGGTTCGGGAAGCTAATGGCCGCTTTGCTGCTGTTAAAATAAAGCATTCTCAGGATTGGCCCCGGAATCACTTAAGCGTATCTAAGTGTAGCACAGAACACATGGACTGATTTGTTTTGGTGACTAATGGGCTCATTACTAAtaataagagaataaaatttaaaaatctgctttggAGGAACTGCTGGGAAAATGAACTCCTTCCTTGGAAAGGTTTGGTTCTGTGTTCCCTAGTATGTTTCACACCTTTGAAGGGGACCTTCTAGCAAAGAGGGGTTTGGActcatttgtcttttctttccacATCTCTTACAGCTCATTTAGAAACACCAGTAAAACTGGCCTCCCTTTCACATGTAATCGTTCTGTTTCTTTCATTGCTTCAGTTATCTCCTCCAGCCCATTACAGTTAGTACAGTTCTTAGTAATGTAATGTTTTCCTGGACTGAGACTCCTTCAAAGGAGCAGGAACTGTCAGAACCGTCCTCTGGGGAGCAAATGGGGCTACAAACTGGTTTTTGCAGCCTTGCTGGCATCTCAATAATCCTGAATAAACAAATGCTCTGAAAGGGGTTATTTCATTTGCGATATGAATGCATTACTCAACTCTAAAGAAGGTTTAAAGGACCTTCTAGGCAAAAGCGTCAATTAACAGTGCACTAAATTGGGTGTTAGTCCAAAACTGACTATATTTGCATAGGAGAGCCTTAAAAATTGCCAGTGATGGTGGCGGTACATCCAAAGGGTAACTGGCTGGCATCCTTGGAAGTGGCTGGCATCCTACATGTCATATAGGTAGAAAAGAGAGAGACCACATGTACATTTCTGTTTCTAGCTGTGGAGTCTGGACCTCTCTGCACTTCAGAGATCTCCTTTGTCAAATGAGTGATTCGAATTGTGCTTTCCTTGAGATCTGTCCCAGTTCAGACTTGGGTGAGTTgataaatgaggaaaaagaaaagaaaggcgtGAAAATACCTagccagtgcctggtacatattaAGTGTTCAATACTCGTAttagttttctttcctcccttcaatTTAGACCTTAGCTCGCAGTGGAATTAGCTTTGTGTGTCATGCGAAAATGAGGTTTCTTTGACTATTATCAGCTTGTTATCTTTATACTTCATTTTTGGTACCTCCTCTCTCAGCCCAGAGTGAGTATGTTGGCAAACACTCGAATTCACCCTCTCCTGGGTATTTGAACCTAATCACACATGTCCGGTCCCTGGGAAATGGAACAAATAAAGTGTTCGGTTATATTCGAAACAACATCCCCTCTGCCCTTGGTGCTCTTAGCCAGAGAGTCAAGCACAGAATAAGGAAATTCGACAGGGCCAGGTTCGCCTTTTTAAAGGGTGGCGTGGAGCTGATCAAAGCCACTGTTGGAGTTTCCGACGGAGAGAATGTTGGTTTAAATTTCTAAAGTTTACTACACACAAGATAGCGTTAAAACACTTGAGCCGGATGCAGTGACTTAAAAGAGGTGCCGTGTAGGTATCAGTCCTGAGGTGCGGACGCTTCCGGGACCTGGCTTCGCCCTCCACATGTAGGTGCTACCCGAATTAATACAGTGTTAACAAAAGGTTTCCCTAGGTCTAAAACTTATCCACCAAGGAGATTTTAACTCTCTCCAGCTGCTCCCAGCTGCCGGGAAGGGACAAAGAGGAAATTACTTCTGATTTCGCTCCATTTTCATGGTGCTGTGTGGCCCCCAACTTGACGGCGTTTGgattttggtttgctttgttCCCGGCCCCCCTTTTTAGTGGTggttttgtttgggggttttttgtttttctgtttgagtGTGCAACATCTTGACATTTCATATTATCACAAGATACATTCTTTAGGCCTAATGTTGCTGTAGAGGTTTCAAGGAGGTGAGGGTGGGCGATGACACCCGTAGTCTAAGGAATGTCTTGAAAGCTTGAATCACCGTTACGAAACTGCCAAAAGAAACAACTAATGAAATGGATCAGACTTCCGGACACACAGGAGCAAGAAGTCAGTGCAAGGGATGAGCGCCCCTCCTGAATTCCCTCTGTCTGTACTTCGAGTTTCAGCACTGGGGCTGCAGACTCTTATGCTAGGGCTGGAAATGGGCTCCAAGAACAGACAGGGTGAGCATCTGAAAGACAAAAGCCCTCTGCAAAGTCTCCTTCTGTAAAATTAGACTTAACTAAACGGGAAGGATGGGTGGTGTGGGAAACAGCAGGTCCCATGAAATGTGCAGGCTTCGTGGTTATGGCACCTTGAATTTATATTCACGTTTGATGGTGGTTGATTCTGTAGCTAATAACACTGCATACCACAGCCCGAGTCTCCTAAGTGTGGACTGATGAACTTGGAGAATAAACTCCAGCCCTGGGCTGGTGAGGCCTGGTATGCTGTCATGTGAAAGAAAGCGAGACTGATTTCTGCCGTAATGAATAGCAGAGATGCATTTAAATAAGAGGATTAATATGTCTGCCTTCTATATGGTGAATAAATTTAATTTGGAATCCTTTATGGTAAATGGGCCCaaggcgggcgggggggggggggtgcggggagGGGATTGGCCAAGGAATCTCTTGTGACCCTCTGGTGATCACTTTACCGTGGCTTTGTTTAACTGTGGAGAGGAATTATGAATGTCGGAAGCAGAAGAAGGCAACTCGTAACAGCACCTAGATGTATAGGTTTGAACTTTAAACGTATATATGTTTAGGAAAGAAGCAAAGATCTTTCTTCGGATACCACGGTTTTTGTTGGGCCATCTGCATGCATGAATGCACCTACCGAATGTGTCATTAAGACCTTTGGAAGCCATATTGACCTCTGTcccaagtttaattttttttcagattttgagACTaacaaaacattttccttttcctctagtTTAGCTGACTCCATCCCTCAATGAGACAAGATGGGATCTCTACTTTGGAGAGGCCAAGttgaatgaagagaaagaaaagaaaaaggaaaagaagttgcTACAGTCCAATACACCACACCTTGTAAATGCTTCTAACTGGACttgaaggaaggggg
This window harbors:
- the ENC1 gene encoding ectoderm-neural cortex protein 1; translation: MSVSVHENRKSRASSGSINIYLFHKSSYADSVLTHLNLLRQQRLFTDVLLHAGNRTFPCHRAVLAACSRYFEAMFSGGLKESQDSEVNFDNSIHPEVLELLLDYAYSSRVIINEENAESLLEAGDMLEFQDIRDACAEFLEKNLHPTNCLGMLLLSDAHQCTKLYELSWRMCLSNFQTIRKNEDFLQLPQDMVVQLLSSEELETEDERLVYESAINWISYDLKKRYCYLPELLQTVRLALLPAIYLMENVAMEELITKQRKSKEIVEEAIRCKLKILQNDGVVTSLCARPRKTGHALFLLGGQTFMCDKLYLVDQKAKEIIPKADIPSPRKEFSACAIGCKVYITGGRGSENGVSKDVWVYDTLHEEWSKAAPMLVARFGHGSAELKHCLYVVGGHTAATGCLPASPSVSLKQVEHYDPTTNKWTMVAPLREGVSNAAVVSAKLKLFAFGGTSVSHDKLPKVQCYDQCENRWTVPATCPQPWRYTAAAVLGNQIFIMGGDTEFSACSAYKFNSETYQWTKVGDVTAKRMSCHAVASGNKLYVVGGYFGIQRCKTLDCYDPTLDAWNSITTVPYSLIPTAFVSTWKHLPS